The DNA window TGTCGGGCAGCGGCTCGATGCGGTCATGGCCCGTGGGAACGGGCGAGCATCTCAGCGCCGGAACCGAGCCTCAGCCCAGCGTCTCCACCTGCACCACGTGCTGGCCCAGGCGCACCCTGTCTCCGGGACGCAGCGGGCGCTCCTCTCCAGCGGGGATGCGCACGTAGGTGCCCAGCCCCCCGGACAAGTCTCGCAGCAGCGCACCCGTGGGCGTGGGGGACAGCTCGCAGTGGCGGCCCGCGAGGCCCTCGTCGCCCGGGAAGCTCAGGTCGCAGTTGGCTTGCCCCAGCGTGAGCAGGGGCGCGGCCGTGACGACCGCACGGCCTCCTCGGCCGCCGACGATGACTTCCTCCACTCCGTAGACGGCCTGGCCGAGCGGCACCGGGGCTCCGTACACGATGGGGCGTCCAGCCACGGGCGCGAGGGGCTCCAGCCTGCCCGTGAAGCGGAACAGCCGCTGGCCCACGCTGAAGTGGGTGCGCGCGGTGATGGCCTCCGTGCCCGCCACCGTCACGAACACCCCCGACGCGCTGTTTTCGTCGCGCACGAAGAGCGCGCCGTCCTTCACGAGGAAGGTGGCGTGCAGGGGCGACACGAAGCCGTCATCGGGGAAGAGGATGGCGCCGCGCTGACGGCCCACCACGCAGCCCGTGACGGGGAGCTTGTAGCGCTGGCCCCGGCTGGAGCCCGCGATGACCGCCAACCCGAAGCGCGATGCCGCCGGAGCGGGGCGGGGCGCGGCCGCCGGGGCGGAGGCCCCGGTGCGCGCGGGCAGCGAGCCCTCGGGTACGGGGGGCGGGGGACGGGTATTGGCCGGACCCGGAGTGCCTCCAGTCCCTCGAGGGGCCAGTGACGGCGGGGCGGCGGGAGGGACCGTGGGAACCGGGGGCTTCGACGGCGCGGGCCGCTCCACCATCAGCCCGGCGGCGGCCGTGGGAGGCGGCGTCCGAGCGGAAGGTCGCATCCCTGGCGGAATGGCGCTGGGGGGGAGCGGGGTGACCGGGGGACTCGAGGGCTCCGGGACTCGCGTGCCAGGAAAGGACGCCACCGCGGCCGGGCGCCCCCCTTGGGGCGTCACCGAGGGCGGTCGCGACGTGGCGGCCGCCTTCGCGGCGGGCTTGGCGGCCGGGGCTGGAGCCTCCGCCAGCGCCTGGCCGCAGAGTACGCAAGAGGCCGAGCGCGGCGGATTGAACCCGTCACAGTTCGGGCACACCACCGAGAGAGCCGACAACAAGAGCTGTGACATGGGCGGGCGTGAATCTACGGGTGCGTAAAACGTCGGGTCAACGAAAGCGAACGCGATGGGTGGGACAAGCCCGGAAGAGAAATGTGGCTGACCCTGTGGGGCGACGTTGCCCCTCTCCAAGCACAAAGTTACGATTCGTTTGCTTCGATGATCCGCCTGAACGACATCCTCCAACGGGTTTCCTCGTACCACCCGGACCCGGACCTGGACATCATCAAGAAGGCCTACGTCTACTCGGCCAAGGTGCATCAGGGCCAACTGAGGAAGTCAGGCGAGCCCTATCTTGTCCACCCGCTCGAGGTCGCGGGCATCCTCGCGGACCTGAAACTGGACGAGGCGTCCATCGTCACGGGTCTGCTCCACGACACCATCGAGGACACCCTCGCGACCGCCGAGGAGCTCACGGAGCTGTTCGGCTCCGAGGTGGCCCAGCTCGTCGACGGCGTCACCAAGCTCTCCAAGTTCTCCGCGTCGGCCAGCCTCTCCCAGGAGGAGAAGCAGGCGGAGAACTTCCGGAAGATGATCATCGCGATGGCGCAGGACATCCGCGTCATCCTGGTGAAGCTGGCGGACCGCACGCACAACATGCGGACGCTGGACCACATGAACGAGGAGAAGCAGGCGCGTATCGCCCAGGAGACCCTGGATATCTATGCGCCCCTGGCCAACCGGCTCGGAATCTCCTGGATAAAGACCGAGCTGGAGGACCTGAGCTTCCGCTACGTGAAGCCGCAGGAGTTCTTCGGACTCCAGGAGAAGCTCAACAAGCGCAAGAAGGAGCGCGAGAAGTACATCGAGGACACCTGCGACCTCATCCGCTCCAAGTTGGCTGAACGTGGGCTGAAGGGCGAGGTGAGCGGCCGCTTCAAGCACGTCTACAGCATCTACAAGAAGATCAAGGCGCAGGGCATCGACTTCGACCAGATCCACGACATCATCGCGTTCCGCATCATCGCCCCCGCGGCGCCCGCCTGCTACGAGGCGCTGGGCTTGGTGCACGAGATGTGGAAGCCGGTGCCGGGTCGCTTCAAGGACTTCATCGCGATTCCGAAGCCGAACATGTACCAGTCACTGCACACCACGGTGATTGGTCCGCTCAGCGAGCGCGTGGAAGTGCAGATCCGCACGGCGGAGATGCACAAGATCGCCGAGGAAGGCATCGCCGCCCACTGGAAGTACAAGGAGGGCAAGGCCGTCATCTCCAAGGATGACGAGAAGTTCGCCTGGCTGCGCCAGCTCATGGAGTGGCAGCAGGACCTCAAGGACCCCAAGGAGTTCCTCGAGACGGTGAAGGTGGACCTCTTCACCGACGAGGTCTTCGTCTTCACGCCGAAGGGCGACGTGCGCTCGCTGCCTCGGGGCGCGACGCCGGTGGACTTCGCGTACGCCATCCACTCGGACGTGGGCAACCGGTGTGTGGGCGCGAAGGTGAACGGGAAGATCGTCCCGCTGCGCTACAAGCTGAAGAACGGCGACACCGTGGAGGTGCTCACCAGCCCGCAGCAGCACCCGTCCAAGGACTGGCTCACGTTCGTCAAGACGAGCCGCGCGCAGCAGCGCATCCGCGGCTTCATCAAGCAGCAGCAGCGTGAGAAGAGCCTCCAACTGGGCCGCGAGCTCACGGACCGCGAGCTCAAGCGCTTCCAGCTCAACTTCAACCGCCTGCTCAAGAACGGCGAGGTGAAGCGGGTCGCCGAGGAGCTGGGCTTCCGCGTCGAGGACGACCTGCTGGTGGCCATTGGCTACGGCAAGGTGACGCCGCAGCAGCTCGTGCAGCGCCTGGTGCCAGAGGAGAAGCGCAACGAGGCGGAGGCCAACCCTCGCTCCGAGTCTT is part of the Myxococcus landrumus genome and encodes:
- a CDS encoding FHA domain-containing protein; translation: MSQLLLSALSVVCPNCDGFNPPRSASCVLCGQALAEAPAPAAKPAAKAAATSRPPSVTPQGGRPAAVASFPGTRVPEPSSPPVTPLPPSAIPPGMRPSARTPPPTAAAGLMVERPAPSKPPVPTVPPAAPPSLAPRGTGGTPGPANTRPPPPVPEGSLPARTGASAPAAAPRPAPAASRFGLAVIAGSSRGQRYKLPVTGCVVGRQRGAILFPDDGFVSPLHATFLVKDGALFVRDENSASGVFVTVAGTEAITARTHFSVGQRLFRFTGRLEPLAPVAGRPIVYGAPVPLGQAVYGVEEVIVGGRGGRAVVTAAPLLTLGQANCDLSFPGDEGLAGRHCELSPTPTGALLRDLSGGLGTYVRIPAGEERPLRPGDRVRLGQHVVQVETLG
- a CDS encoding RelA/SpoT family protein yields the protein MIRLNDILQRVSSYHPDPDLDIIKKAYVYSAKVHQGQLRKSGEPYLVHPLEVAGILADLKLDEASIVTGLLHDTIEDTLATAEELTELFGSEVAQLVDGVTKLSKFSASASLSQEEKQAENFRKMIIAMAQDIRVILVKLADRTHNMRTLDHMNEEKQARIAQETLDIYAPLANRLGISWIKTELEDLSFRYVKPQEFFGLQEKLNKRKKEREKYIEDTCDLIRSKLAERGLKGEVSGRFKHVYSIYKKIKAQGIDFDQIHDIIAFRIIAPAAPACYEALGLVHEMWKPVPGRFKDFIAIPKPNMYQSLHTTVIGPLSERVEVQIRTAEMHKIAEEGIAAHWKYKEGKAVISKDDEKFAWLRQLMEWQQDLKDPKEFLETVKVDLFTDEVFVFTPKGDVRSLPRGATPVDFAYAIHSDVGNRCVGAKVNGKIVPLRYKLKNGDTVEVLTSPQQHPSKDWLTFVKTSRAQQRIRGFIKQQQREKSLQLGRELTDRELKRFQLNFNRLLKNGEVKRVAEELGFRVEDDLLVAIGYGKVTPQQLVQRLVPEEKRNEAEANPRSESSGNSASSGGSSMLPGLSRVTDLAKRLVGRSNRSGVQIGGVDDVLVRFGRCCNPVPGDPIAGFITRGRGVTVHTVGCEKALATDPERRVDVTWDVRGDFKRPVTLRVLTADRTGLLADISNIFSKKGVNISQANCRATGDDRAVNTFEVIISDLKQLTDLMRTIERLSGVYSVERI